A single genomic interval of Fibrobacter sp. UWB13 harbors:
- a CDS encoding PHP domain-containing protein: MQKMFSTIITENGGYADLHMHTKLSDGTLSVDELLMLCKRKGLRCISITDHDNLDSYKLAEEPAKEIGLEIIPGIEISAVWQGKDIHILGYFCDPTNLALNMELEDFAKQRIARVKAIIKKLNALGIGITFEKVHSYCKGKIIGRPHIAMSLVDEEYISNFSEAFTKYLGDGCIAFVEKKGLNPQETIRLIENAGGIAVLAHPYKSGLSDKFIENMVEWGIQGMEVYSPAQKGAVGRKYKEMAQRFGLVGTGGSDFHTENGTYPPGCMKMPYTVVQALRERREKSRAEWF; the protein is encoded by the coding sequence AAATGGCGGCTATGCAGACTTGCACATGCATACCAAGCTCTCTGACGGTACACTTTCCGTTGATGAATTGCTCATGCTCTGCAAGCGCAAAGGTCTTCGTTGCATTTCCATCACGGATCACGACAATCTCGACAGCTACAAGCTCGCCGAAGAACCCGCCAAGGAAATCGGTCTCGAAATCATCCCTGGAATTGAAATTTCTGCCGTGTGGCAGGGCAAGGACATCCACATTCTGGGTTACTTCTGCGACCCGACGAACCTCGCCTTGAACATGGAACTCGAAGATTTTGCCAAGCAGCGCATCGCCCGCGTGAAAGCGATTATCAAGAAGTTGAATGCGCTCGGCATAGGCATCACATTCGAAAAAGTGCATTCGTACTGCAAGGGGAAAATCATCGGACGCCCACACATCGCGATGTCGCTCGTCGATGAAGAATACATTTCGAACTTCTCCGAAGCGTTCACGAAATACCTCGGTGACGGTTGTATCGCTTTCGTCGAAAAGAAAGGTCTCAACCCACAAGAAACAATTCGACTGATTGAAAACGCTGGTGGCATTGCCGTACTTGCCCACCCATACAAATCCGGGCTCAGCGACAAGTTCATCGAGAACATGGTGGAATGGGGTATCCAGGGCATGGAAGTCTACAGCCCTGCGCAAAAAGGTGCTGTTGGACGCAAGTACAAGGAAATGGCTCAACGGTTTGGTCTTGTGGGCACAGGCGGTTCCGACTTCCACACCGAAAACGGGACTTACCCCCCAGGTTGCATGAAAATGCCCTACACAGTTGTCCAGGCACTTCGAGAAAGACGCGAAAAGTCTCGTGCAGAATGGTTCTAA
- a CDS encoding calcium/sodium antiporter yields MILAIVAIVVGLVLLVWSADRFVDGAVGVAQFFGMSTFLIGMIIVGFGTSAPEMVVSVLSAMNNSPQLALGNAYGSNIANIALILGTTALIAPVVVKKQAMVRDIPILMAMTALTVVLLMDGNVSFVDGVVLLLAFVVITAFNISMELHEKRKRKKAKLADNADENLPAEKVSIVKSFAWLLVGLVLLIVSSRMLVWGAVYTAQALGVSDLLIGLTIVAIGTSLPELASSIAAARRGENDLAVGNVIGSNIFNTLVVVGLASVIAPIKAADPEVMSRDVPIMIALTLLLFFICIPFKKKNGKRVSGFGRIGGALFLSLYIAYLVLLGIQAV; encoded by the coding sequence ATGATTCTTGCTATTGTGGCCATTGTCGTAGGCCTTGTTCTTCTGGTCTGGAGTGCAGACCGGTTTGTGGATGGGGCCGTCGGCGTGGCCCAATTTTTTGGCATGAGCACATTCCTAATCGGCATGATTATTGTCGGTTTTGGAACGTCTGCGCCAGAAATGGTCGTCTCAGTTTTGTCTGCAATGAACAATTCTCCACAGCTTGCGTTGGGGAACGCTTATGGTTCCAACATTGCAAACATAGCACTGATTCTTGGTACAACGGCTCTTATCGCTCCGGTTGTCGTCAAGAAGCAGGCTATGGTTCGAGATATTCCGATTCTTATGGCAATGACCGCTTTGACGGTTGTTTTGCTGATGGATGGGAATGTCTCTTTTGTTGATGGTGTTGTCTTGTTGCTCGCTTTTGTGGTGATTACGGCATTCAACATTTCAATGGAGCTTCACGAGAAACGTAAGCGCAAAAAGGCAAAACTTGCAGACAACGCCGATGAAAATTTGCCAGCCGAAAAAGTATCAATCGTCAAGTCTTTCGCATGGCTGCTTGTGGGGCTTGTGCTTTTGATTGTAAGCTCGAGAATGCTGGTCTGGGGCGCTGTCTACACGGCACAGGCACTTGGTGTGAGCGACTTGCTGATTGGGCTTACGATTGTCGCAATTGGAACGTCTCTTCCGGAACTTGCAAGCTCTATTGCAGCCGCTCGTCGCGGCGAAAATGATTTAGCCGTCGGAAACGTAATTGGTTCGAATATTTTTAACACGCTTGTCGTAGTCGGGCTTGCATCTGTTATTGCACCGATAAAAGCGGCAGATCCAGAAGTCATGAGTCGTGACGTGCCAATTATGATTGCTCTCACGCTTTTGCTTTTCTTTATCTGTATCCCTTTCAAGAAAAAGAATGGCAAGCGTGTGAGTGGTTTTGGACGAATTGGTGGAGCGCTCTTCTTGAGCCTTTACATCGCATATTTAGTACTGCTCGGAATCCAGGCGGTTTAA
- a CDS encoding porin family protein, translating into MNLKCTGFLTAIAVSAVMAQNETPAAEVAAPAATPAPVEQAAPAPAAPIAEQATHTEDKFSQVEKELAPENLFSEPTAVRGEDAAKPVVKETTKKFVYRPVYSPSEVETSGAPVKTIYVTEKPSPETIDTDELRGLIPLKFTFGLQGFIGNEFLSGDNGRYEYDSYSGLTWNVGAFALIPLDEYNMAIKTGVMFEHDKVSNSFGYNVDGKYGEYRATFNQYRISIPLLLSLKGARSNLHFDVGLQPSFAVSDNFKLKSSERTSKFDMMDKDYRSAIDWSIVVGFGIRANRYIGFDARFCWGLNNQYDDFPSSVWGGVNNLSSKAVSVGATFYAL; encoded by the coding sequence ATGAATCTGAAATGTACTGGATTTTTAACCGCTATTGCCGTTTCTGCCGTGATGGCTCAAAACGAAACTCCTGCCGCTGAAGTTGCCGCTCCGGCTGCAACACCGGCTCCGGTAGAACAGGCAGCCCCTGCTCCAGCAGCTCCTATCGCTGAACAGGCTACACATACCGAAGACAAGTTCTCCCAAGTCGAAAAAGAACTGGCTCCGGAGAACCTATTCTCTGAACCGACTGCCGTCCGTGGCGAAGATGCCGCCAAGCCGGTAGTCAAAGAAACGACAAAAAAGTTTGTTTACCGCCCTGTCTATTCGCCTTCCGAAGTTGAAACAAGCGGAGCTCCCGTAAAGACAATCTACGTTACCGAAAAGCCTTCTCCAGAAACTATCGACACAGATGAACTTCGTGGGCTTATCCCGCTGAAGTTTACATTTGGTCTTCAGGGCTTTATTGGTAACGAATTCCTGTCGGGGGATAATGGTCGTTATGAATACGACAGCTATTCTGGCTTGACTTGGAATGTCGGTGCATTCGCCCTTATCCCGCTCGATGAATACAACATGGCAATCAAGACGGGTGTGATGTTTGAACACGATAAAGTGTCCAACAGTTTCGGTTATAACGTTGATGGAAAGTATGGTGAATACCGCGCCACGTTCAACCAGTATCGCATCTCTATCCCGCTCCTCCTCTCATTGAAGGGAGCGAGGTCCAATCTCCATTTCGACGTGGGTCTCCAGCCGTCCTTTGCCGTTTCGGATAACTTTAAGTTAAAGTCTTCTGAAAGAACAAGTAAGTTCGATATGATGGACAAAGATTATCGTTCTGCGATTGACTGGTCGATTGTCGTTGGCTTTGGCATCCGTGCTAATCGTTACATTGGTTTCGACGCCCGCTTCTGCTGGGGACTCAACAACCAGTATGACGACTTCCCGTCATCAGTTTGGGGCGGTGTCAACAACCTGTCCTCGAAGGCTGTTTCTGTTGGTGCAACATTCTACGCATTATAG
- a CDS encoding M17 family metallopeptidase — MKTNIVSTATGKANVSALFFVKKSVQFSNVLSENAEKQVESVLNGMEDGPFEDLELLEIDGQSTLFVNAAKERGLSSLDHLRMAAFRLAKKACKRQIPVVSIMLADAAPEQFKSILLGLHYADYKFDAYKSKQKEAFQVTFELVAGEHTAEFKKIAEEVAVENKAIVLAKNLINTSSSDLTPAEFVENANTIAKYTPGLSIKVRNMKQLEKEGFMGHVTVGKGSSHEPYMITLSYDGSKSSKKAAKNARTSADHLVFVGKGLTFDTGGLCLKPPKSMPEMISDMSGAATVLAAIQAIATLELPIKVSAVCCLAENAIGNKSVLPGDIFTAKNGKTVMVDNTDAEGRLVLSDGLAEAGLIGATHIVDLATLTGAMVRALGYAVAGFFSNDDALALNVINCGEACCEKFWSMPLEEEYADALKDHFADLKNTGSDAGAIAAALFLQEFVPEDTAWTHWDIAGTAFVNKAWKYTEYGATGFGVQTLIELARRMSSVASEDAANKDDNGEYAAVEV; from the coding sequence ATGAAAACGAATATTGTATCAACCGCTACGGGCAAAGCTAATGTAAGTGCCCTCTTTTTTGTTAAAAAGTCCGTCCAGTTTTCCAATGTCTTATCGGAAAACGCCGAAAAACAGGTTGAATCTGTTTTGAACGGCATGGAAGACGGACCGTTCGAAGACTTGGAACTTCTGGAAATTGATGGTCAGTCCACCCTTTTCGTGAACGCCGCCAAGGAACGCGGACTTTCGAGCCTCGACCACTTGCGCATGGCTGCATTCCGCCTTGCCAAGAAAGCTTGCAAGCGCCAAATTCCTGTTGTTTCGATAATGCTTGCCGACGCCGCACCGGAACAGTTCAAGAGCATTTTGCTTGGGCTTCACTATGCAGACTACAAGTTCGATGCCTACAAGAGCAAACAGAAAGAGGCCTTCCAGGTCACGTTCGAACTTGTCGCAGGCGAACATACCGCAGAATTCAAGAAGATTGCCGAAGAAGTCGCTGTTGAAAACAAAGCAATTGTGCTCGCCAAGAATTTGATCAACACAAGCTCTAGCGACCTCACACCTGCTGAATTTGTTGAAAATGCAAATACTATTGCAAAGTACACGCCGGGGCTTTCGATCAAGGTGCGCAACATGAAGCAGCTCGAAAAAGAAGGCTTCATGGGACATGTGACTGTCGGCAAGGGCAGCTCGCACGAGCCGTACATGATTACGCTCAGTTACGACGGAAGCAAGAGCTCCAAGAAAGCTGCGAAAAATGCGCGCACTTCCGCCGATCACTTGGTATTTGTCGGCAAAGGCCTTACCTTTGACACGGGCGGTCTCTGCCTCAAGCCGCCTAAATCCATGCCTGAAATGATTAGCGACATGAGCGGTGCCGCAACGGTACTTGCCGCCATCCAGGCAATTGCTACACTAGAACTCCCGATTAAGGTGAGCGCTGTGTGCTGCCTCGCCGAAAATGCGATTGGCAACAAGTCCGTATTGCCGGGAGACATCTTTACCGCCAAGAACGGCAAGACGGTCATGGTCGACAATACCGATGCAGAAGGACGCCTCGTGCTCAGCGACGGTCTTGCCGAAGCAGGCCTTATCGGAGCAACGCACATTGTTGATCTCGCCACACTTACGGGAGCCATGGTTCGCGCTCTTGGTTACGCTGTTGCCGGATTCTTCAGCAATGACGACGCTCTCGCCTTGAACGTCATCAACTGCGGTGAAGCATGCTGCGAAAAGTTCTGGAGCATGCCGCTCGAAGAAGAATACGCCGACGCCTTGAAGGATCATTTCGCCGACCTCAAGAATACAGGAAGCGATGCTGGCGCCATTGCCGCCGCCCTCTTCTTGCAGGAATTCGTGCCCGAAGACACCGCCTGGACGCACTGGGATATCGCAGGCACGGCTTTTGTGAACAAGGCTTGGAAGTACACTGAATACGGTGCCACCGGCTTTGGTGTGCAGACGCTCATCGAGCTTGCCAGAAGGATGTCTAGTGTGGCTAGCGAAGACGCTGCAAACAAAGACGACAACGGAGAATACGCCGCTGTGGAAGTCTAG
- the guaA gene encoding glutamine-hydrolyzing GMP synthase: MKNVDTIAVLDFGGQYAHLIANRVRRLGVFTEIHSPAAPVSELEGVKGIIYSGGPSSVYAADAPEYNPEILNLPVPKLGICYGHQLIAQQLGGHVEPGKVKEYGIADLIVGDEKCPLLKGLPKASPMWMSHGDQVTKLPEGYKIVASTKDCEIAAVAFDSDKPERQIFGIQFHPEVTHSKFGMKLLENFVDFTGAKKTWNMKSYLPLITQRIKDQVKDRKVFLLVSGGVDSTVAFVLLNRVLGPEKVLGLHVDNGMMRLGESQKIMDFLTKEGMNNLKIRDASEHFLAKLKGVTAPETKRGIIGKEFLTVKDEEMAKLNLDPNEWMMAQGTIYPDTIESGGTKNADKIKTHHNRVQEVLDLMEKGLVLEPLADLYKDEVRALGEELGIPHNLVWRHPFPGPGLGVRLLCSEGKLTNDMVKFEDVKDTAGQSLADYLKANNIAGRMLPIKSVGVQGDGRTYAQPFLITTPGLSWKDCEKFSTELANRFKAINRVIYQIGSVADEDPKLVEQYATRENFDTLRKFDNICTEFLQANDLYEKIWQMPVVLVPLRTANKPCIVMRPVNSTEAMTANFAEIDQGLLAGLWRKFEAEGAGSLWYDVTHKPPGTIEWE, translated from the coding sequence ATGAAAAACGTTGATACTATTGCCGTTTTGGACTTTGGTGGGCAGTACGCTCACTTGATAGCCAACCGTGTACGCCGTCTGGGCGTGTTTACCGAAATTCACTCCCCTGCCGCTCCTGTCAGCGAACTCGAAGGCGTGAAGGGCATCATTTACAGTGGCGGTCCGTCTAGCGTTTATGCGGCTGACGCTCCGGAATACAATCCTGAAATTTTGAACCTCCCGGTGCCGAAGCTCGGCATCTGCTACGGTCACCAGCTCATCGCCCAACAGTTGGGCGGTCACGTGGAACCGGGCAAGGTCAAGGAATACGGCATTGCAGACCTTATCGTGGGCGACGAAAAGTGCCCGCTTTTGAAGGGTCTCCCGAAGGCATCCCCGATGTGGATGAGCCACGGCGACCAGGTCACCAAGCTCCCCGAAGGCTACAAGATCGTGGCCAGCACCAAGGACTGCGAAATCGCCGCCGTTGCATTCGATAGCGACAAGCCCGAACGCCAGATTTTCGGCATCCAGTTCCACCCCGAAGTCACGCACAGCAAGTTCGGTATGAAGCTTCTCGAAAATTTCGTCGACTTTACGGGTGCCAAGAAGACTTGGAACATGAAGAGCTACTTGCCGCTCATCACGCAGCGCATCAAGGACCAGGTCAAGGACCGCAAGGTGTTCTTGCTCGTGTCTGGCGGTGTGGACTCCACCGTTGCATTCGTGCTCTTGAACCGCGTGCTCGGACCGGAAAAGGTTCTCGGCTTGCATGTGGATAACGGCATGATGCGCCTCGGCGAATCCCAGAAGATTATGGACTTCCTCACGAAGGAAGGAATGAACAACCTCAAGATTCGCGACGCTAGCGAACACTTCCTTGCAAAACTCAAGGGTGTGACTGCACCGGAAACCAAGCGCGGCATCATCGGTAAGGAATTCTTGACGGTCAAGGACGAGGAAATGGCTAAGCTCAACCTCGATCCGAACGAATGGATGATGGCTCAGGGCACCATCTACCCCGACACCATTGAAAGTGGCGGCACCAAGAACGCCGATAAGATCAAGACGCACCACAACCGCGTGCAAGAAGTTTTGGACCTCATGGAAAAGGGTCTCGTGCTCGAACCGCTCGCCGACTTGTACAAGGACGAAGTCCGTGCGCTCGGCGAAGAACTCGGCATTCCGCACAACCTCGTGTGGCGTCACCCGTTCCCGGGTCCGGGTCTCGGCGTTCGCTTGCTTTGCAGCGAAGGCAAGCTCACGAACGATATGGTGAAGTTCGAAGACGTGAAGGACACCGCAGGCCAGTCCCTCGCCGACTACCTCAAAGCAAACAACATTGCAGGCCGCATGCTCCCGATCAAGAGCGTTGGCGTCCAGGGCGACGGCCGTACTTACGCACAGCCGTTCCTCATCACGACTCCGGGCTTAAGCTGGAAGGATTGCGAAAAGTTCTCTACCGAACTTGCCAACCGCTTCAAGGCCATCAACCGCGTGATTTACCAGATCGGTAGCGTTGCTGATGAAGATCCGAAGCTTGTCGAACAGTACGCCACCCGCGAAAACTTCGATACGCTCCGCAAGTTCGACAACATCTGCACCGAATTCCTGCAGGCAAACGACCTGTACGAAAAAATCTGGCAGATGCCAGTCGTGCTCGTTCCGCTCCGCACGGCTAACAAGCCCTGCATCGTGATGCGCCCGGTGAACTCCACCGAAGCCATGACAGCAAACTTCGCCGAAATCGACCAGGGATTGCTCGCCGGTCTCTGGCGCAAGTTCGAAGCCGAAGGCGCTGGCAGCCTGTGGTACGATGTGACGCACAAGCCGCCCGGAACCATCGAGTGGGAGTAA
- a CDS encoding DEAD/DEAH box helicase family protein: MKNFDYLQQCGMLRLHSLCAAAEDNQVSHPDLSVISARRALEYIVKSIYAMKHIMVSEKASLFELIDGEPFREFIGDNRIMMAVHYIRKVGNAGAHNDHVGKKESFFGLLDLYNVVAAVLVKLKVVETVAPFDKTLIPESKFAPVVAETKIEVQESDEIVSKADKEALESKEPAKEMPSGMSEAETRKAFIDLMLREAHWDVLDTEGMVKRSAACIEVEVEGMPNGHGVGYADYVLFGADGLPLAVIEAKKASVSPIKGKHQAELYADCLEKRYGRRPVIYYTNGFETNIIDGLGYPPRRLYAFHTEADLERLIQKRGRKDISDFSVKANITDRPYQKMAIKAVCEWYNAKHRRGLLVMATGTGKTRVSISTVDVLMRNDWVKNVLFLADRTSLVDQAKKNFAKLLPNTSITVLSDKDNKEDIDYNARIVFSTYQTMINYIDTDDKKFSVGRFDLIIIDEAHRSIFGKFSAIFNYFDSLLLGLTATPRDEVDKSTYDTFEMENGCPNYAYELEDAVADGFLVNYRGFKRGSMILKEGIKYSALSDEEKAQLEQVWDYEETLQELGSGLVSPENGGNARGRNIRNDEIFKYIYNENTIDNVLQDLMKNGLKVQSGERIGKTIIFAYNHKHAELIVQRFNVLYPEYGPNFCVLIDNYVTYAQNLIDKLEIRDKDPQIAVSVDMLDTGIDVPDVLNLVFFKIVKSKIKFMQMIGRGTRLSENIYGVGKDKECFYIFDWCRNFEYFEQNPDGKVVQQSLSLTERLFSLRAEISFYLQHQTYQEDAFAKSLHDDIKAELKGQVATLSDAHISVRNRWEAVSHFKSDEAWVCLTTANVQTLKLDIAPLLPHNTQDENAKKFDVLMLAIELGFVNNEYNASRAIVNVQGLAERLMTKASIPQVVAKMGTLKEVLNPTAWENMSLGWLERVRVELRDLIKFLVGDSKTWTVDIEDVISDDGESTGVQTRVTYKQKVLDYIARKDKNPVLQKIYNLEQLTNDDIIELERVMWKELGSKEDYDKYTNGMACGENVAVLIRSLIGVDRKQAMERFNDFLSGSVLNADQEEFLKDIITYVCENGDITPDTVVNEAPFEDHVMDVFDDKIIPLRRYLENLHDVVDPAGMSG; the protein is encoded by the coding sequence ATGAAGAACTTTGACTACTTACAGCAATGTGGCATGCTTCGGTTGCACAGCCTGTGTGCCGCCGCCGAAGATAACCAGGTCAGTCACCCTGACTTGAGTGTTATCAGTGCACGTAGGGCGTTGGAGTACATTGTAAAGTCCATCTATGCCATGAAGCACATCATGGTGTCGGAAAAAGCTTCTTTGTTCGAGCTGATTGATGGCGAACCGTTCCGTGAATTTATTGGTGACAATCGCATCATGATGGCGGTTCATTACATCCGCAAGGTGGGTAACGCTGGTGCTCATAACGATCATGTAGGTAAAAAAGAATCGTTCTTTGGGCTGTTGGATTTATACAACGTTGTTGCTGCGGTTCTCGTGAAGCTCAAAGTTGTCGAAACTGTAGCACCCTTCGACAAGACCCTTATTCCCGAAAGCAAGTTTGCTCCTGTTGTTGCTGAAACGAAAATTGAAGTTCAGGAATCGGACGAAATCGTCTCCAAGGCGGACAAGGAAGCGCTGGAGAGCAAGGAGCCAGCCAAGGAAATGCCTAGCGGAATGTCCGAAGCCGAAACGCGTAAGGCGTTCATCGACTTGATGCTCCGCGAAGCTCACTGGGATGTGCTGGACACCGAAGGAATGGTGAAGCGTTCTGCGGCCTGTATCGAAGTTGAAGTGGAGGGAATGCCGAACGGCCATGGGGTCGGTTATGCGGACTATGTTTTGTTCGGAGCCGACGGATTGCCGCTCGCTGTAATCGAGGCGAAGAAGGCTTCCGTTTCTCCTATCAAGGGCAAACATCAGGCGGAACTTTATGCGGATTGTCTGGAAAAACGCTATGGCCGCCGCCCAGTTATTTACTATACCAATGGTTTCGAGACCAACATCATTGATGGCTTGGGCTACCCGCCACGTCGCCTTTATGCATTCCATACTGAAGCCGATCTAGAACGACTGATTCAAAAACGTGGTCGCAAAGACATTAGCGATTTTAGCGTGAAGGCGAATATTACGGACCGTCCGTATCAGAAGATGGCTATCAAGGCTGTGTGCGAGTGGTACAATGCCAAGCATCGCCGTGGTCTGTTGGTGATGGCGACGGGAACTGGCAAAACGCGCGTTTCGATATCGACTGTCGATGTGCTCATGCGTAATGATTGGGTAAAGAACGTGCTGTTCCTCGCAGACCGTACATCGCTCGTGGATCAGGCAAAGAAAAATTTTGCGAAGCTGTTGCCGAATACGTCCATTACGGTTTTGAGCGATAAGGACAACAAGGAAGATATTGACTACAATGCCCGAATTGTTTTTAGCACGTACCAGACGATGATTAATTACATCGACACGGACGACAAGAAGTTCTCGGTCGGTCGATTTGACTTGATTATCATTGATGAAGCGCATCGAAGCATCTTCGGCAAGTTCAGTGCGATTTTCAACTACTTCGATAGTTTGTTGTTAGGATTGACGGCGACGCCTCGCGACGAGGTGGACAAGAGCACGTACGATACGTTTGAGATGGAAAACGGTTGTCCGAACTATGCGTATGAATTGGAAGATGCTGTGGCTGATGGTTTCCTCGTGAATTATCGGGGGTTCAAGCGTGGCTCCATGATTCTCAAGGAAGGAATCAAGTACAGTGCTCTTTCTGACGAAGAAAAGGCTCAGCTTGAACAGGTTTGGGATTACGAAGAAACTTTGCAAGAGCTTGGTTCGGGTTTGGTCTCGCCTGAGAATGGTGGAAACGCACGCGGACGAAATATCCGCAACGACGAAATCTTCAAGTACATTTATAACGAGAATACTATAGATAACGTTCTTCAGGATTTGATGAAAAATGGCCTGAAAGTCCAAAGCGGTGAACGTATCGGCAAGACGATTATATTTGCTTATAACCACAAACATGCCGAGCTTATTGTTCAACGGTTTAATGTACTTTATCCGGAGTATGGCCCGAATTTCTGTGTTTTGATTGATAACTACGTGACGTACGCTCAAAACTTGATTGACAAGCTTGAAATCCGCGACAAGGATCCGCAAATCGCTGTGTCGGTCGATATGCTGGATACGGGTATTGACGTGCCGGATGTGCTGAATTTGGTGTTCTTCAAGATTGTGAAGTCGAAAATCAAGTTCATGCAGATGATTGGCCGTGGAACGCGTTTGTCCGAAAATATCTATGGCGTGGGCAAGGACAAGGAATGTTTTTACATCTTCGACTGGTGCCGCAATTTTGAGTATTTTGAACAAAATCCAGATGGCAAGGTGGTTCAGCAGAGCTTGTCGCTGACGGAACGGCTTTTCAGTTTGCGAGCAGAAATATCATTCTATTTGCAACATCAGACTTATCAGGAAGATGCGTTTGCCAAGAGTTTGCATGACGATATCAAGGCGGAATTGAAGGGTCAAGTCGCAACGCTTTCGGATGCCCATATCTCCGTGCGAAACCGCTGGGAAGCTGTGAGCCATTTCAAGAGTGACGAAGCTTGGGTTTGCCTGACTACAGCCAACGTGCAAACTTTGAAACTGGATATTGCACCATTGTTGCCGCACAACACGCAAGACGAAAACGCAAAGAAATTCGATGTGCTGATGCTTGCGATTGAACTTGGATTTGTGAATAACGAGTACAATGCTAGCAGAGCTATTGTGAATGTGCAAGGGCTCGCTGAACGCTTAATGACAAAGGCTTCAATTCCGCAGGTGGTCGCCAAGATGGGGACTCTCAAGGAAGTGCTGAATCCGACCGCTTGGGAAAACATGTCCTTGGGTTGGCTGGAACGTGTCCGTGTCGAGCTCCGCGACCTCATCAAGTTCCTTGTGGGAGATAGCAAAACTTGGACCGTCGATATTGAGGATGTTATTTCTGATGACGGCGAAAGTACCGGTGTGCAGACGCGAGTGACTTATAAGCAGAAGGTTCTGGACTATATCGCCCGTAAAGACAAGAATCCTGTGCTGCAGAAGATTTATAATTTGGAACAGCTGACCAATGACGATATCATTGAACTGGAACGCGTCATGTGGAAGGAACTTGGTTCAAAGGAAGATTACGACAAATATACGAATGGTATGGCGTGTGGCGAAAACGTGGCTGTTCTAATCCGTTCGTTGATTGGGGTGGATCGCAAACAGGCGATGGAACGTTTCAATGACTTTTTGTCTGGTAGCGTGCTGAATGCTGACCAGGAAGAGTTTTTGAAAGATATCATTACTTATGTTTGTGAGAACGGCGATATTACACCAGATACGGTCGTGAATGAAGCTCCATTTGAAGATCACGTGATGGATGTGTTCGACGATAAAATTATTCCGCTAAGGCGTTATCTCGAAAATCTCCACGATGTGGTGGATCCAGCAGGAATGTCGGGGTAA
- a CDS encoding PD-(D/E)XK nuclease family transposase, which produces MEMNRENLNKLSRKKARLRAIQEKKAELKNQVFFDPTMDPTFKRIFKKIANLIHFLNAILRLYGDQKIVHVERLKPTVRLATSAKKPKIVRFDIHARTANGEYIDVEMQRAAQEDFLDRIELYSAMLSVNAKIAQINNATKNQLKSHPYLMPKVYSIWICCFDVEFCDNYREDFALYRASDVGKSGALPVYPKKRYIIIDLTKYVPKNDDSPENEWIKLFKTMRFAKRAPKCKDEIIAEVYECMRISNSTDLFITKVAKSMIDRDEYNACMSFASRVGHEKGFAKGEALGIARGEARGVALGEARGVAKMKKKMAARDKKIAKYLRSIGVSSAHIATALATK; this is translated from the coding sequence ATGGAGATGAACCGCGAAAATTTAAATAAGCTAAGCCGCAAAAAAGCTCGTTTGCGGGCGATTCAAGAAAAGAAGGCTGAGTTGAAGAATCAGGTATTCTTCGACCCGACAATGGATCCGACCTTTAAGAGAATCTTCAAGAAGATTGCAAATCTCATCCATTTCTTGAACGCTATTTTGCGTCTATACGGCGACCAAAAAATTGTTCATGTAGAACGGCTCAAGCCGACGGTGCGTTTGGCTACTTCGGCCAAGAAACCTAAAATAGTCCGCTTCGATATACATGCTCGGACTGCGAACGGTGAATATATAGATGTGGAGATGCAAAGGGCTGCCCAAGAGGATTTTCTTGACCGCATCGAGTTGTATTCCGCGATGCTTTCGGTCAATGCAAAAATTGCTCAGATTAACAACGCAACCAAGAATCAGCTAAAAAGCCATCCGTACCTCATGCCAAAGGTATATTCCATTTGGATTTGCTGTTTCGATGTTGAATTTTGCGACAATTACCGCGAAGATTTTGCCCTTTATAGGGCTTCGGATGTCGGAAAGTCGGGGGCCTTGCCAGTTTACCCGAAGAAAAGGTATATTATAATTGACCTAACCAAATACGTTCCGAAAAACGATGATTCGCCCGAAAATGAGTGGATTAAGCTTTTCAAGACGATGCGGTTCGCGAAACGCGCTCCCAAGTGCAAGGACGAAATCATTGCAGAAGTCTATGAATGTATGAGGATTAGCAACTCGACGGACCTATTTATCACAAAGGTGGCTAAAAGTATGATTGATAGAGATGAATACAATGCTTGTATGAGTTTCGCTAGTCGTGTAGGTCACGAAAAGGGCTTCGCTAAAGGTGAGGCTCTTGGCATTGCTCGCGGTGAAGCCCGCGGTGTGGCTCTTGGCGAGGCTCGTGGAGTTGCGAAAATGAAAAAGAAAATGGCCGCTCGCGATAAAAAGATTGCAAAATACCTCCGTTCTATTGGGGTATCTTCCGCGCATATTGCTACGGCTCTTGCTACTAAGTAG